A portion of the Mesoplasma entomophilum genome contains these proteins:
- a CDS encoding RDD family protein, which yields MLEVTKTVDINYELSKVEKNALKENEFYLPSLWKVFFARLTDLIISSLLFLILGYIFKDQAKEGNWIFLFIIFSTALIWNFSYFVLFPYLLKGKTVGKIIFKIKLVKFKVDEKIKFKDVFQRELWFIIMPWCLLYLGNILFLFLMMKYDKTKNGVYLNLGYIIYQLNYWIFMIWNVAVGLSIKLQKNHQSSVDMKNKVIVVLEKSKQIKRYPKISTKSVMQETPGKFNEEILNQIGNSEEKEFYSSIQVDKPSLTENLKLEKKSKKQIEQKEKGESHE from the coding sequence ATGTTAGAAGTAACAAAAACTGTTGATATAAATTATGAATTATCTAAGGTAGAAAAAAATGCATTAAAGGAAAATGAATTTTATTTACCAAGTTTATGAAAAGTATTTTTCGCAAGACTTACAGATTTAATTATTAGTTCCTTATTATTTTTGATTTTAGGATATATTTTTAAAGATCAAGCTAAGGAAGGCAATTGAATATTTTTATTTATAATTTTTTCAACAGCTTTAATATGAAATTTTTCCTACTTTGTTTTATTTCCCTATTTATTAAAGGGTAAAACAGTAGGAAAAATTATTTTTAAAATAAAGCTAGTGAAATTTAAGGTAGATGAAAAAATAAAATTTAAAGATGTATTTCAACGCGAATTATGATTTATTATAATGCCTTGGTGCTTATTATATTTAGGTAATATTTTATTTTTATTCTTAATGATGAAATATGATAAAACAAAAAATGGTGTTTATCTTAATTTAGGATATATTATTTATCAATTAAATTATTGAATTTTTATGATTTGAAATGTAGCGGTAGGATTATCAATTAAACTTCAAAAAAATCATCAATCATCAGTGGACATGAAAAACAAAGTAATTGTTGTTTTAGAAAAATCAAAACAAATAAAAAGATATCCAAAAATTTCAACCAAATCTGTTATGCAGGAAACACCTGGTAAATTTAATGAAGAAATATTGAATCAAATTGGTAATTCTGAAGAAAAAGAATTTTACAGTTCAATACAAGTTGATAAGCCAAGTCTGACTGAGAATTTAAAACTTGAAAAGAAAAGTAAAAAACAAATTGAGCAAAAAGAAAAAGGAG
- a CDS encoding glycosyltransferase: protein MLVSFIISSQAREEKLFKTINTLKKQTNDSYELIIIVDEPNIEKEAMDFVRDQFIENDKIMLIFNSKGQGESLNWNNGIELARGEYVSFLKEGDLINENYVQKVQDIIESSENKIDLIEVQYEQSNLFEGETQPLLETDRLYDLQENKEVFAYITQEIYGKLFRSKFIKDFRITFKKNVRFDMLFLFMSLAHSRNFYLSGDVLFKHKVSVPKYSIFDIVNQWPHVLNYYRRIGTYKEFKDQLNYAANYCMAYNFLDLSKRIKNPVINKKAILFVNTKLDRKVKEFTTQNAIFLENANPDFTIRMENFNGFINEQLKKIG from the coding sequence ATGTTAGTTTCATTTATTATATCTAGTCAAGCTAGAGAAGAAAAATTATTTAAAACAATTAATACACTAAAAAAACAAACTAATGATTCATATGAGCTAATTATAATAGTTGATGAACCAAACATAGAAAAAGAAGCTATGGATTTTGTTAGAGATCAGTTTATTGAAAATGATAAAATTATGTTAATTTTTAATTCTAAGGGTCAAGGAGAATCTCTAAATTGAAACAATGGAATTGAACTAGCTCGTGGAGAGTATGTTTCATTCTTAAAAGAAGGAGATTTAATTAATGAAAACTATGTTCAAAAAGTTCAAGACATTATTGAATCAAGTGAAAACAAAATAGATTTAATTGAAGTTCAATATGAACAATCAAATTTATTTGAAGGTGAAACACAACCTTTATTAGAAACAGATAGATTATATGACTTACAAGAAAATAAAGAAGTTTTTGCTTACATAACACAAGAAATATATGGTAAATTATTTAGAAGTAAATTTATTAAAGACTTTAGAATTACTTTCAAAAAAAATGTTAGATTTGACATGTTATTCTTATTCATGTCACTTGCTCATTCAAGAAACTTTTACTTATCAGGAGATGTTTTATTTAAGCACAAAGTTTCTGTACCAAAATACTCAATCTTTGATATTGTTAACCAATGACCTCATGTTCTAAATTACTACAGAAGAATAGGAACATACAAAGAGTTTAAAGATCAATTAAACTATGCAGCTAACTACTGTATGGCTTATAACTTCTTGGACTTATCAAAAAGAATTAAAAATCCTGTCATTAACAAAAAAGCTATTTTATTTGTTAATACAAAACTTGATAGAAAAGTTAAAGAATTCACTACGCAGAATGCAATTTTCTTAGAAAACGCAAATCCAGACTTCACAATCAGAATGGAAAATTTCAATGGCTTTATTAATGAACAACTTAAAAAAATAGGATAG